The genomic region tccccaccctcctctcctccctccttccatctgtcTTTCTTGCTGCAGTGCCCATGCTGCCAGGCAGTATAAATCACATCTCTGGGCTTGGCTGCAATGggcctgaaaataaaaaggcatAAAAGTGTCGGGATGAGCTACGGGCTGAGGGGGGAGAATTCCTTTATGATGGGTCTAaatcctcctccctcttcacgTCCTCCACGGCGCACACATACGCGCACGCCGAGATTGCTTCTAGTCGCATGCCCCTGCACAAGCCCATGTGCATTTTCTTGCAAAATAAACGACCCCAGAACTAAAGTTTGGGAGGCCTTCCATCTCCTGAACTCTCTCTAATAGACACTCATGTAACTCTGCATAGACATgagtgcatgcacacacacacacacacatatacacacactgtaCGTCATCCATTGCTCTTTGTTGGCAAAATTGAGATGTCTCTTCAAGTGACGGTGACATAAGCCCGTCACTCTATTCTTCCCTCCCTCACGTCTTCCCGAGTGTTTCCTTTGATTCTCGAGACAAACTGCTCTTCTTATTCACCCTGAAAGAGGACGGTAAAGGATGGTGGGGACGTCCGCCGCAGAATGTGGGGTAGTTTATTACAGGTGATTCAAATGTATCCAGACAGGTTGCGAGAGAAGACACGCAGATATTTCAGTGTTGCAGGTGACGTAACCACAACCGAAAGAGGTCTGACTTCAAAGAGGAATGAGAGCCTGACGAAAAAAAGAATGCTTCATATCAGGAAAGGGAACTTCATTCAAATGATGATCACAAAATTGATAAAGAAGAAGTGCCTCTGGATTTCTTTTGGTATTAATGACCATCAAACGCTCCTGAGGGTAGATGGGCATAAAGATAGATGGTTTAAGATGGATCTCACAAAGGTTTTCACCCTGGATTAGAGCACAAAGGATAGTCTCTTCACTGTGTGTAATAGTAATTGTGGACAATTTATGATCTTTCAAGTCTCCATTTATGTATCGTTGGGAgtaaataaaccaataaaaaatGATTGAGGTGGCCTATAACATATTGAAATGAAGGTGCTGGCAGAGATGCATTGTAAAGCTGGTCTAAATGATTATGGGAATGAAGACGAAGGTGAAGGAAAGCACTCTGAATGGGCAGCTCCATCACCTGCTAAAATCAACCTATAACTCAGAGGCCTCCTTTAACTCCTCCTTTGTCAATGTGATTAAACCCTGCGGTGTGTATGCACGTGCAAGACCACGGTGCGCTTGTGTAGAGCCGTGAGGATAACAGTGAGCACCTCCCCAGGTAAAGGCCATTCTGTCACACTGGGAGCCATCTTTGAACTAATTGTTCTTGGTTTGGCGTTTTAACTGTTGAACActgaaacagacaggaaatgctTATCaagctgtttgtttgtgtgcgtgcgtgtgtgtgtgtgtgtgtgtgtgttggtagaGGTCTTCTAAGGTGGTGAAATATTGatggctgtaaaaaaaaaaatacaattctGAGCTTATGAGTTATTAATTACAGTCTCCCCTCCTTCACCCCTCTTACCAGTCATTAGaaacacacccgcacacacacctgcacaaatACATGCTCACTTATGGAGGTCTAATGACTCCAGCGAACACACCAATGCAAACGACCGTGCACGCACAAATTAGCTCATCTGTACAAGCGCTAAATGCGCGGTAGCCTCCACTGATGAGTAGAGCTCCCGTCGACCTTGGAACTCTCTGGAAAGACAATGCAAGGGGGAGCCATGCTGCgcagtggaggaggtggggggggggggggggggcagataaggTGGAATGAGGAAGACAATAGATGAGAGAAGGAGTGAAGAAAGCGTAAGTGGTGGTGCTCAGTGTAGGGCAGGAGGGCAGTgctgcttcctccctcctcagtATCTCAGCTCATCTTGAATGCAAATGTGGTTTCTATACGGTTCCTTTGTGCCGCTTTCTGACTCCCCGGGAGAGAGGCAATTACAACTGCTCCATTCACTCAGAGAGAACGACACGCATGGACAGAGAAGGGTAATTAATAAAGAGATAGGAGGCgatgaaggaggaaaagaggaggtgaaaatgTACCTGTGGAAGAGTTTCAAGTGGGATTGGATTATTGACTGTGAAGGCAGCTCTGGAGCTGACCTGACTTATAATTTCTGGCCAGCTTCTCTACGAAAGGTCAAAGGGGAGAGGTCATGAGCACAACGTCAGGTGTGTTATACAGTGCAGCACAATCTGACCACGAAATATGAGGCAACTATTTCAAAATGGTCCCCGCAGTCACCGCCTTCCTCCCGAATTCCTCACAATGCATGTAAAAGATGTCCATCTACATGTGACATCCAAACTACATCCCTCTGCACCTCACAGATGGGCTGTTACAGTGTCGATGTCGCATCCAGCCACGCCAGCACGCCAGTGCTGCAAGGGTTTTTATAGCAGTCATTTGGGCTGCTAATATGTCATCTCCATTAGCTGACTTTTAACACTCCCAGATAGATGGCCCCGTGACATTTATCTGCGCACGGGTCGTATTTTAGCCGTTAAATGGTCTCCAATGTGCAGAGTGCGTGCAAAattagcatgtgtgtttttggcgGGTGGTGTTACGGTTGAGCAAGGAGAAGGAGACACATTGCCTTTTAATGATTCTCTGCGCAATAGCACTTGAGAGGTGATAATCACAAATACAATGCAGGATTCCACCTTTGACACTCCCATCCATAGACCCGGTTCAAAAGGCAGAGAGTGGTTGTGAGGTTTTTCACTTAAGAGGGCTGAGAGCTCTCAACAGCTACAGCAAGggggaaaagaacaaaaaaacagttAATTAAGATCCTAGAGAGGTGTTGAAGGCTTCAATAAACAAGCAGCATGTGAAGAGGAAGTTTGATGGGAAAAAAACTAGAGCATTAATAGTTCCAGAGAAATACAAAGGCTAAATACTTTTATGGATTTTGCTATAGTTGACTTTTGTGGGTCAGGCTGGTGGAGCCGCTCCCTGTGGAGCTTCAGGTTAAAGTCTAAACTAGCTAATAATTTAGACTCATAAAGTCACGCTAATACTGACAGGCATCCCATTTATCGCTGAGCATTAGAAAGATTTCAACCATAAAATAGCTGTAAATATCAGCAGCATCTAAAATGAAGAatctttgcgtgtgtgtgtgtgtgtgtgtgcccgtgtgtgtatCACCTGTCCAGAAGCACTGAAGTTAACTAATGTGACAGAAAATTAACAATTAAAAAACTTACACGAGCCCAGAGCAGGCGGCGAACGTGGCGTGTTCACAACTCAGTGGTCACCCTAATTGCTTTGATATACAATTGGGTTTGGGCTTTGTTTGGTGTTTTGGGCGTGCGAAGCGCATCAGTGCACACTGGAAATTGAGTTATAAATTACTGAGCTGAAATAGACATGTATGGAGAATACTCAATATCCAAATGTTTGATGTTCTCGTCTGGAAAAAGGCAgaggcgtgcacacacaccctgcacggAGTCGCAgttctttttgtgtgtgcttgtgggTCTGTGTGCAAAATGGACTTGTGCTGAGCACAACACTGCATGCCTCAGTGTGTGTTGTGCCTCATGTCTGTCATGGGATAGGCTGATAAGGTCAACCCTATAACAGCAATCACAGCCACAAACCAGGGGGACTAGAAAATGACAGTGgatgaggaaaagagaaaatgttcattcatccacagcctccccacaggCATATATcagctccgtgtgtgtttgcgttcACACCTGTCggtgggtcccccccccccacccccagacgtgacactgtgtgtgtttgttgtatGAATGCAGCTCAGCGGCTGGCGTGTGAAGTCGCTGACAGCTTCATTACGGCTGGCGCGCACAGGGAGACAGCGGCGTTCacgagaaggggagaggaggacggagaCGCGGGACAGGCCGGGTTTACTGTCGGGCCGGTCCGTGTCAGTTCAGCCGTCAgcgggaaggaggggggagaagatggGGGGACAGCTGCTGTCTCCTTTAATGAGCACTCACTTCTTTCATCAGCTTTCAATTTACAGGCCCGTCCTGCACTCCTGCACCCCGTCCCGTCCATCCACGCACGAAAGGCACGGAGGCTGAAGCCATCTCTGCAGGTGATCCCCAATAAAGTCAATTCACTCCCAAACCTTTCAACCACCTGACCTGGGAAGGGTGTGAAACACCGACAGCAAAATAGAACtccaaatttgtcttttttttttattattattttttaaatacccTCCGtagtgtgtgtgatgaagacCTGAGAAGAGACTATCTTCCAGTCAAGGACACTAAATAAGAAATACAGCCAATACATTAAACTCTCGCATCTAAATGATTATTTGTGAAGACAGTTATGCTCCGTAATCTTACCCCAAATGAGAAGTAAAGAATTTACACGGAGTGCCATTAACAACAATATAAAGGTGGTCCGTGACAAATTTAGTGTGTGCATTAATGCTGGGCCGCTCCCATCAAGATCCAGCGATGTCTACACTCCCTCTACTGGGCTCTTATCACAGTGCATTGATGTACACAAAAGTATTGGTCCAATTTAGTAGCACAGGGAAAAGACGAGccagatttcttttaaaaaaggaggCAATTTATTAATCCATTAACAAACCATAAAACTATTCTAATATTTTGTGAATAAAACTCTGCAATTCAAATACGACCCATGCATAATCTCAGCGAAAATAAAACATATGTACAACAcatatttaagaaaaataacAGTACACTTTACATttccaaaaggaaaaacaccaggttttcttttccttgcaAGTTCAGATTACATTAAATGACCAGGGTATCGTTTGGGGGAACAATTAAAGCCATCATTAAAACAATTCTAGAAGGAGAGCATTAATATAGCCAATGGATAAATAAAATCACTTTTCATTTTAGAAGTTGCCTGGGGAAAAGGTTGAGGTGGCTCAGCTGTTGTCTGTCAGGGTGCAGAGAGAGCCCGAAAGACCACTGCACAGCTCCGGTTCTCGGTCAGAGGACTCCAGGAATGAGTGGGGGCTTCCCTGCGAGGACCCGTCGATGCTTCCTCCCAAACCCGAAGACAAACTAATGATGgacaacagggaaaaaaagcaggagTCAGGTTGAAACCGTGATGGTGCGGCCCATCTTTGTTCAATGCTTCACCTTTCACAGTCAAATCCACCCGAGCGCTTCTCCTCCAACAAACTGACACAACTGGTACCGGTGCGCTGTATGGCTTCAGCCACCGTGTACCTGCTTCTACCCAGAGCGCACCTCTCGATCTTCATGACGCTGAGATCAGACTGGAGAAAGAGATGCAGCCGACTGTCCGACAATAACAAAGGTGTGTGCAGGACGCTGAAAGGAAGAGACAGGCTGCTTGTGTCCAGATCCACCCAACTGGTTTAAGTGTCTTTGATTGACTTACCTTTCTAAAAACTCCTGCATGCCCTCCATTCTCTGTAAAACACAACCCATGTTCCTCAGGCTAAAGAAGGGGTTCCAGGGGGGCAACTTGGGGATTTCTCTGGAGACAATTggtgagaagaaaataagattACATGAAATTCTAAAATGGCGTTAGATATAAAAGATACGCCTGCGTACAtgatcagggcattcttttcaAGACTGTTCCGCAGCCAGACAAACTCTTTGTAGCGCCTCCTTACGGTGGATGTCTTCTTTCTGAAACACATGCTGTTCGTCTGCAAAGAGACACACAAATTGACCCAACTAGA from Takifugu rubripes chromosome 12, fTakRub1.2, whole genome shotgun sequence harbors:
- the snx10a gene encoding sorting nexin-10A, coding for MDSMLDKLAENEFISVCVGNPRLIKKDHWRSYVDYEISLHTNSMCFRKKTSTVRRRYKEFVWLRNSLEKNALIIEIPKLPPWNPFFSLRNMGCVLQRMEGMQEFLESVLHTPLLLSDSRLHLFLQSDLSVMKIERCALGRSRYTVAEAIQRTGTSCVSLLEEKRSGGFDCESLSSGLGGSIDGSSQGSPHSFLESSDREPELCSGLSGSLCTLTDNS